In one window of Caenimonas aquaedulcis DNA:
- a CDS encoding carboxymuconolactone decarboxylase family protein, giving the protein MTTLHARLPYFQLAPKAFQGMLNVSAAVRRDLLGARLTDLVFLRVSQINGCAYCIDMHWRDLVKLDADPRHLNTVAGWRESPFFSDRERAALNWAEAVTSRSHHATNDEEFARLRTQFSDEEIAELGFAISVINAWNLLNLGFRNPVPGKA; this is encoded by the coding sequence ATGACGACGCTCCACGCACGCCTCCCCTATTTCCAGCTCGCGCCCAAGGCCTTCCAGGGCATGCTGAACGTCTCCGCCGCCGTGCGCCGCGACCTGCTCGGCGCGCGCCTGACCGACCTCGTCTTCCTGCGCGTCTCGCAGATCAACGGCTGCGCCTACTGCATCGACATGCACTGGCGCGACCTGGTCAAGCTCGACGCCGACCCGCGCCACCTCAACACCGTGGCGGGCTGGCGCGAGTCGCCCTTCTTCAGCGACCGCGAACGGGCCGCGCTGAACTGGGCAGAGGCGGTGACCTCGCGCTCGCACCACGCCACGAACGATGAAGAGTTCGCGCGGCTCAGGACGCAGTTCAGCGACGAGGAGATCGCCGAACTGGGCTTCGCGATCTCGGTCATCAACGCATGGAACCTCTTGAACCTGGGCTTCCGCAACCCGGTCCCCGGGAAAGCCTGA
- a CDS encoding DEAD/DEAH box helicase, with protein MSEPSFASLGLSGTLAAACKDAGFDTPTPIQVQAIPPLLQGRDLLGLAATGSGKTAAFALPLLQRLAAGKHLAPRRTRVLVLVPTRELSAQVGEVFRVLGAGAAHRLKIAVLFGGVSVNPQMMNLRGGADVVVATPGRLLDLLERNALRLDAVESLVLDEADRLLDLGFSAERERVLAALPAKRQTLMFSATFPPQVEALAASLLHEAIRIDVATEPGAEPAIVQRVIAVDAKRRTELLRHLVQEGKWERVLVFVATRYAVELVAGKLYDRGVYAVPLHGDMSQGRRTEVLQDFKDGRWDVLVTTDLAARGIDIPGLAIVVNYDLPRSPNDYVHRIGRTGRAGAAGMAVSFVSAATEAHFRLIEKRQHMTLPREQVPGFEPVDIAPEPLPGAAAGGIKGKRPNKKDKLRAAGTK; from the coding sequence ATGAGCGAACCCTCCTTCGCCTCTCTCGGGCTCTCCGGCACGCTGGCGGCCGCGTGCAAGGATGCGGGCTTCGACACGCCCACGCCCATCCAGGTCCAGGCGATCCCGCCGCTGCTGCAAGGGCGGGACCTGCTCGGCCTCGCCGCCACCGGCTCGGGCAAGACGGCCGCCTTCGCGCTGCCGTTGCTGCAGCGCCTGGCCGCGGGAAAGCACCTCGCGCCGCGCCGCACGCGCGTGCTCGTGCTGGTGCCGACGCGCGAGCTCTCGGCGCAGGTGGGCGAAGTGTTTCGCGTGCTGGGCGCAGGGGCCGCGCATCGCCTGAAGATCGCCGTGCTCTTCGGCGGCGTATCGGTCAATCCGCAGATGATGAACCTGCGCGGCGGCGCCGATGTGGTGGTCGCCACGCCCGGGCGGCTGCTCGACCTGCTCGAGCGAAACGCACTGCGGCTGGACGCCGTCGAATCGCTCGTGCTCGACGAAGCGGATCGCCTGCTCGACCTCGGCTTCAGCGCGGAGCGCGAGCGCGTGCTCGCCGCGCTGCCCGCGAAGCGCCAGACCCTGATGTTCTCCGCAACCTTCCCGCCCCAAGTGGAGGCGCTGGCCGCCAGCCTGCTGCACGAAGCGATTCGCATCGACGTGGCGACCGAGCCCGGCGCGGAGCCGGCGATCGTGCAACGCGTGATCGCGGTCGACGCGAAGCGCCGCACGGAACTCCTGCGCCATCTCGTCCAGGAAGGGAAGTGGGAGCGCGTGCTGGTGTTCGTGGCGACGCGCTACGCAGTCGAACTCGTCGCGGGCAAGCTGTACGACCGGGGCGTCTACGCCGTGCCGCTGCACGGCGACATGAGCCAGGGGCGGCGCACCGAGGTGCTGCAGGACTTCAAGGATGGCCGCTGGGACGTGCTCGTCACCACCGACCTCGCGGCGCGCGGCATCGACATCCCGGGCCTGGCGATCGTCGTGAACTACGACCTGCCCCGCTCGCCGAACGACTATGTCCATCGCATCGGCCGCACGGGCCGCGCAGGCGCGGCGGGCATGGCGGTGAGCTTCGTGAGCGCTGCCACCGAGGCGCACTTCCGCCTCATCGAGAAGCGCCAGCACATGACGCTGCCACGCGAGCAGGTGCCGGGCTTCGAACCCGTGGATATCGCTCCCGAGCCGCTGCCGGGGGCTGCAGCGGGCGGCATCAAGGGCAAGCGGCCCAACAAGAAAGACAAGCTGCGCGCCGCTGGTACAAAATGA
- a CDS encoding RNA polymerase sigma-70 factor, whose product MSTEPDPFAALRPRLFGIAYRMLGTRADAEDVLQDAWLRWSRADAGELKSPEAWLVTVVTRLSIDRLRAAKTERAAYTGWWLPEPLVAELDENTPESAAELASDVSVALMFVLERLSPEERAAFLLRQVFDHDYAEIASLLGKTEAACRQIVHRATGRVQQERPRFDVPREAHRRVLEKFMAAARSGERSAIRAMLAENVELVGDGGGKASAFAQVMRGADRLANLFLASALRMGDRLVYRIATINGQPGLVRYFDGQVESVLSCETDGERVVGIYAMRNPDKLAGVPPLH is encoded by the coding sequence ATGAGCACCGAACCCGACCCTTTCGCGGCGTTGCGCCCCCGCCTCTTCGGCATCGCCTACCGGATGCTCGGCACGCGTGCCGATGCGGAAGACGTGTTGCAGGACGCCTGGCTGCGCTGGAGCCGCGCGGACGCCGGCGAATTGAAGTCGCCGGAGGCCTGGCTGGTGACGGTGGTGACGCGCCTTTCCATCGACCGGCTGCGTGCCGCGAAGACGGAGCGCGCGGCCTACACCGGCTGGTGGCTGCCCGAGCCGCTCGTGGCCGAACTGGACGAGAACACGCCCGAATCCGCGGCCGAACTGGCGAGCGACGTGTCCGTCGCGCTGATGTTCGTGCTGGAGCGCCTCTCGCCCGAAGAGCGCGCGGCCTTCCTGCTGCGGCAGGTGTTCGATCACGACTATGCGGAGATCGCGTCGCTGCTCGGCAAGACCGAGGCCGCCTGCCGCCAGATCGTGCACCGGGCGACCGGGCGCGTGCAGCAGGAACGCCCGCGTTTCGACGTGCCGCGCGAGGCGCATCGCCGCGTGCTGGAGAAATTCATGGCGGCCGCGCGCAGCGGCGAGCGCAGCGCGATCCGCGCGATGCTGGCGGAAAACGTCGAGCTCGTGGGCGACGGCGGTGGCAAGGCGAGCGCCTTCGCGCAGGTGATGCGCGGTGCCGACCGTCTCGCGAACCTGTTCCTGGCCAGCGCCCTGCGCATGGGCGACCGGCTGGTCTACCGCATCGCCACCATCAACGGGCAGCCCGGCCTGGTGCGCTACTTCGACGGGCAGGTCGAGTCCGTCCTGAGCTGCGAGACCGATGGCGAGCGCGTCGTGGGCATCTATGCCATGCGCAACCCGGACAAGCTCGCAGGCGTGCCGCCGCTGCACTGA
- a CDS encoding RNA methyltransferase yields the protein MTTIGHFRESLRAAGAKPGHAQRVLRLWAQALPQDSGRRDIDDFLPKTLRAALPGIEAELSGLARIASRHPGQDGSMRLLVQLADGQTCESVLLPRDGLCVSSQIGCAVGCRFCMTGKDGLLRQVGSAEIVAQVALARTLRPVKKVVFMGMGEPAHNLANVMEAIELLGTVGNIGHKNLVFSTVGDERVFERLPQGPVKPALALSLHTTRADLRAELLPRAPRISPDDLVEAGDAYARATGYPMQVQWTLLEGVNDTAEEVAGIVRLLKGRRAVLNMIPYNTVPDLPFRRPAWEKAVALARELHGKGVLTKLRDSAGQDVDAGCGQLRARSLPRSAGSGFPVPVVQL from the coding sequence ATGACGACGATCGGCCATTTCCGCGAGAGCCTGCGTGCGGCCGGGGCCAAACCCGGCCACGCGCAGCGCGTGCTGCGGCTGTGGGCGCAGGCCCTGCCGCAGGACAGCGGCAGGCGCGACATCGATGACTTTTTGCCCAAAACGCTGCGTGCCGCGCTGCCGGGGATCGAGGCCGAGCTCTCGGGCCTGGCCCGTATCGCATCGCGGCATCCCGGGCAGGACGGCTCGATGCGGCTGCTCGTGCAGCTGGCCGACGGCCAGACCTGCGAGAGCGTGCTGCTGCCGCGGGACGGCTTGTGCGTGTCCAGCCAGATCGGCTGCGCGGTCGGCTGCCGCTTCTGCATGACGGGCAAGGACGGCTTGCTGCGGCAGGTCGGCAGCGCAGAGATCGTCGCGCAGGTGGCGCTGGCCCGCACGCTGCGGCCGGTGAAGAAAGTGGTGTTCATGGGCATGGGCGAGCCCGCGCACAACCTCGCGAACGTCATGGAGGCGATCGAACTGCTGGGCACCGTGGGCAACATCGGGCACAAGAACCTCGTCTTCTCCACGGTCGGCGACGAACGCGTGTTCGAGCGCCTGCCGCAAGGCCCGGTGAAGCCCGCGCTCGCGCTGTCGCTGCACACCACGCGCGCGGACCTGCGCGCCGAGCTGCTCCCGCGCGCCCCGCGCATCTCGCCGGACGACCTCGTCGAAGCAGGCGACGCCTATGCGCGCGCGACGGGCTATCCGATGCAGGTGCAGTGGACGCTGCTCGAAGGCGTGAACGACACGGCGGAGGAAGTCGCGGGCATCGTGCGGCTGCTGAAGGGCCGGCGCGCGGTGCTCAACATGATTCCGTACAACACCGTGCCGGACCTGCCGTTTCGCCGTCCCGCGTGGGAGAAGGCCGTGGCGCTTGCACGCGAACTGCACGGCAAGGGCGTGCTGACGAAACTGCGGGACTCCGCGGGCCAGGATGTGGACGCCGGCTGCGGGCAGTTGCGCGCGCGGTCGCTGCCGCGTTCAGCCGGGTCAGGCTTCCCGGTACCAGTCGTGCAGCTGTGA
- the ltnD gene encoding L-threonate dehydrogenase — MNTSSAAARVAVIGLGSMGLGMARSLLKAGFDVSGCDVAQAAVTRLAEAGGRGATSPAQAAQDASVVVSVVVNAAQTEQVLFGPGGAAETMAPGAVFVSSATMDPEKAKDFGRRLEATGRLYLDAPMSGGAVRAAEGSLVFLASGSEAAFAKARPALDAMAGKVYELGPEAGQGAAFKMINQLLAGVHIAAASEAITFAARQGLDIRKVYEVITASAGNSWMFENRVPHVLDGDYTPRSSVEIFVKDLGIVQDMARSARFPVPLAAAALQMFLATAGAGMGADDDASVARLYARISGTPLPDDEK, encoded by the coding sequence ATGAACACCTCATCCGCAGCGGCCCGGGTCGCCGTCATCGGCCTCGGCTCCATGGGCCTGGGCATGGCCCGCTCGCTCCTCAAGGCCGGTTTCGACGTGTCGGGCTGCGACGTGGCCCAGGCCGCCGTGACGCGCCTGGCCGAAGCCGGCGGGCGCGGGGCGACATCGCCCGCGCAGGCAGCGCAGGATGCTTCGGTCGTCGTGTCGGTGGTCGTCAACGCGGCGCAGACCGAGCAGGTGCTGTTCGGCCCGGGCGGCGCCGCGGAAACCATGGCGCCCGGCGCCGTCTTCGTCTCGTCGGCCACCATGGACCCCGAGAAAGCGAAGGACTTCGGCCGGCGCCTCGAGGCGACGGGCCGCCTCTACCTCGACGCGCCCATGAGCGGCGGCGCGGTGCGCGCCGCCGAAGGATCGCTCGTCTTCCTCGCGTCCGGCAGCGAAGCGGCCTTCGCAAAAGCCCGGCCCGCGCTCGACGCGATGGCGGGCAAGGTCTACGAGCTCGGGCCGGAAGCGGGGCAGGGCGCGGCCTTCAAGATGATCAACCAGCTGCTCGCCGGCGTGCACATCGCGGCAGCGTCGGAGGCGATCACTTTCGCGGCGCGCCAGGGGCTGGACATCCGCAAGGTCTACGAGGTGATCACCGCGTCGGCCGGCAATTCGTGGATGTTCGAGAACCGCGTGCCGCACGTGCTGGACGGCGACTACACGCCGCGCAGCTCGGTCGAGATCTTCGTGAAGGACCTGGGCATCGTGCAGGACATGGCCCGCTCGGCGCGATTCCCGGTGCCGCTCGCCGCCGCGGCCCTGCAGATGTTCCTCGCGACCGCGGGCGCGGGCATGGGCGCGGACGACGACGCATCCGTCGCGCGCCTGTATGCGCGCATCTCCGGCACGCCGCTGCCGGACGACGAGAAGTAA
- a CDS encoding SwmB domain-containing protein — protein sequence MATTSQEIVLELVTGMFGAAPGKSFLDPLVLQLNARGELQLAIDLGQSTYFRTLYPTDQGGYAFANAFLSKFIPGFTVNEPAHLWALNWMADRIDHGVPAGQVVLEALQALENVPADNPTWGATLAQWKHWTDIAREFSVNDALSGSSLEQLQDALHAPVFQGADVDGATLVLHYADLNGLDAVNGPVAANFAVTVKGAARAVQTVAVDSAAHTVTLTLAKAVLFGDAVTVAYTDPTAADDAKAIQDSVGNDAASLAATAVTNNTVEVPDTTGPEFVSANIDGNVLVMTYDDAGQLDVEHPPLVGAFTVKVDGVAVAISEVQVNPPANEVILLLAAPVTDAQEVTIAYHDPSNADDAAALQDTLGNDAPTLAATDVDNITVDTTAPVFDEATIVGDTLVLSYIEKHALDADGAPLPTAFAVNVGGSAVAVDSLHVDAADGTVTLTLASAAEFGDAVTVAYTDPTGGNDRHALQDVAGNDAATLPATAVTNDTPDTAKPVFASASVNGATLVMTYTDATNLDGVGSHAPLPGFFAVKVAGVVDLVTAVSVNAAAKTVSLTLTTAATNGQVVTVAYTDPTSGNDTRAIQDLAGNDAASLAAHAVTNVTIASLSLMGAHADLFDTGA from the coding sequence ATGGCAACGACCAGCCAGGAAATCGTTCTTGAACTCGTCACAGGCATGTTCGGCGCCGCGCCGGGCAAGTCCTTCCTCGACCCCCTCGTCCTGCAGCTGAACGCCCGTGGCGAACTCCAGCTCGCGATCGACCTGGGGCAGTCCACCTATTTCAGGACGCTCTACCCGACCGACCAGGGCGGCTACGCGTTCGCGAATGCCTTCCTCTCCAAGTTCATCCCCGGCTTCACGGTGAACGAGCCCGCGCACCTGTGGGCGCTCAACTGGATGGCCGACCGCATCGACCATGGCGTGCCCGCCGGCCAGGTGGTGCTGGAAGCACTGCAGGCGCTCGAGAACGTACCCGCGGACAACCCGACCTGGGGCGCGACGCTCGCCCAGTGGAAGCACTGGACCGACATCGCGCGCGAGTTCTCCGTCAACGACGCGCTGAGCGGCTCGTCGCTCGAGCAATTGCAGGACGCCCTGCATGCGCCTGTGTTCCAGGGCGCCGACGTCGACGGTGCGACGCTGGTGCTGCATTACGCCGACCTGAACGGGCTCGATGCGGTGAACGGCCCGGTCGCGGCCAACTTCGCGGTCACGGTGAAGGGCGCGGCGCGCGCGGTGCAGACCGTGGCCGTCGATTCGGCCGCGCACACCGTGACGCTCACGCTCGCCAAGGCCGTGCTGTTCGGCGATGCCGTCACCGTGGCGTACACCGACCCGACGGCCGCGGATGACGCCAAGGCGATCCAGGACTCGGTGGGCAACGACGCGGCGAGCCTCGCCGCCACCGCGGTGACCAACAACACCGTCGAGGTGCCCGACACGACCGGTCCGGAATTCGTCTCCGCCAACATCGACGGCAACGTGCTCGTCATGACCTACGACGACGCAGGCCAGCTCGACGTCGAGCACCCGCCTCTCGTGGGCGCGTTCACCGTGAAGGTGGACGGCGTGGCTGTCGCGATCAGCGAAGTGCAGGTGAATCCGCCCGCGAACGAAGTGATCCTCCTGCTCGCTGCCCCCGTGACGGACGCGCAGGAAGTCACCATCGCCTACCACGACCCCAGCAACGCGGACGATGCGGCCGCCCTGCAGGACACCCTGGGCAACGACGCGCCGACGCTCGCCGCCACCGACGTCGACAACATCACCGTGGACACGACCGCGCCGGTGTTCGACGAAGCCACGATCGTGGGCGACACGCTCGTGCTCAGCTACATCGAAAAGCATGCGCTGGATGCCGATGGCGCACCCTTGCCCACCGCTTTCGCGGTGAACGTGGGGGGCTCGGCCGTCGCCGTGGATTCGCTGCACGTCGACGCCGCCGACGGCACCGTGACGTTGACGCTCGCGAGCGCGGCGGAGTTCGGCGACGCCGTGACCGTCGCCTACACCGACCCGACCGGCGGCAACGACAGGCACGCGCTGCAGGACGTCGCAGGCAACGACGCGGCGACGCTGCCGGCCACCGCCGTGACGAACGACACGCCCGACACCGCCAAGCCGGTGTTCGCGAGCGCGTCGGTCAACGGCGCGACGCTGGTCATGACCTACACCGATGCAACGAACCTCGACGGCGTGGGCAGCCACGCGCCGCTGCCGGGCTTTTTCGCGGTGAAGGTGGCGGGCGTCGTCGACCTGGTGACCGCGGTGAGCGTCAACGCCGCCGCCAAGACAGTGTCCCTCACGCTGACGACGGCCGCGACGAACGGCCAGGTCGTCACCGTGGCGTACACCGACCCGACCTCCGGCAACGACACGCGCGCAATCCAGGACCTCGCCGGCAACGACGCGGCTTCGCTGGCCGCGCATGCGGTGACGAACGTGACGATCGCCTCCCTGTCGCTGATGGGCGCGCACGCGGACCTGTTCGACACCGGCGCCTGA
- a CDS encoding peptide ABC transporter substrate-binding protein: MNEAQLRRLVDDVHEGRLARRGFIQRMVSLGLTAPMAAQLLLNPGEAHAQAPASVYKPTKRGGGGALKCLFWQGATLLNPHFATGNKDAEGARVFYEPLAAYDAEGLLVPVLAAQIPSRANGGLAADGKTVTWKLKPGVTWHDGKPFTADDCVFNWEYSRDPATATTTGGSFTGFKAERVDDLTLRITFDKPSPFWSRALCTESLIPKHLFSAYTGAKSRDAPANLKPVGTGPYKFVDFKPGDLLRGALNPNYHMPNRPYFDTIEIKGGGDATSAARAVLQTGEYDYAWNLQVEDEVLKRMEDGGKGRVVITVAGDIEFMQLNMTDPWTEVDGERASIKSRHFAFSDLAVRQAMALLADRKGIQDFIYGRTGIATPNYLNAPSRFRSPNNRFEFNVDKANALLEDAGWKKGADGVRAKGGRKLKLVFQTSVNGIRQKEQAVIKQACQKAGIDLELKSVSGSVFFSTDLANPDTNGKFWCDMQMFTSLAGAPDPALFMNRFTRAEISQKANKWQGRNLARWHSDAYEKLYAQAESELDPVKRAAMYIALNDLVIRDVAVVPLINRTRVTAASTKLKPVMSGWDLDFSQLHDWYREA; this comes from the coding sequence ATGAACGAAGCGCAGCTCAGGCGACTGGTCGATGACGTCCACGAGGGCCGCCTCGCGCGGCGCGGCTTCATCCAGCGGATGGTGTCGCTGGGCCTGACGGCGCCCATGGCGGCGCAACTCCTCCTGAACCCCGGCGAGGCGCATGCGCAGGCGCCCGCATCCGTCTACAAGCCCACGAAACGCGGCGGCGGCGGCGCGCTGAAGTGCCTCTTCTGGCAGGGCGCGACGCTGCTCAACCCCCACTTCGCTACGGGCAACAAGGACGCGGAAGGCGCGCGCGTGTTCTACGAACCGCTCGCGGCCTACGACGCCGAGGGCCTGCTCGTGCCCGTGCTCGCCGCGCAGATCCCGTCGCGCGCGAACGGCGGCCTCGCCGCCGACGGCAAGACGGTGACCTGGAAGCTCAAGCCCGGCGTCACCTGGCACGACGGCAAGCCCTTCACCGCCGACGACTGTGTCTTCAACTGGGAGTACTCGCGCGACCCCGCGACGGCCACCACGACCGGTGGCAGCTTCACCGGCTTCAAGGCCGAGCGCGTGGACGACCTCACGCTGCGCATCACCTTCGACAAACCCTCGCCCTTCTGGTCGCGCGCGCTGTGCACGGAGTCCTTGATCCCGAAGCATCTCTTTTCGGCCTACACCGGCGCGAAGTCGCGCGATGCGCCCGCCAACCTGAAGCCGGTCGGCACCGGCCCGTACAAGTTCGTGGACTTCAAGCCGGGCGACCTGCTGCGCGGCGCGCTCAACCCGAACTACCACATGCCCAACCGGCCGTATTTCGACACGATCGAGATCAAGGGCGGCGGCGACGCGACCTCCGCCGCGCGCGCGGTGCTGCAGACCGGCGAATACGACTACGCCTGGAACCTGCAGGTGGAAGACGAAGTGCTCAAGCGGATGGAAGACGGCGGCAAGGGCCGCGTCGTCATCACCGTCGCGGGCGACATCGAGTTCATGCAGCTCAACATGACCGACCCGTGGACGGAGGTCGACGGCGAGCGCGCGAGCATCAAGAGCAGGCACTTCGCCTTCAGCGACCTCGCCGTGCGCCAGGCGATGGCGCTGCTGGCGGACCGAAAGGGCATCCAGGACTTCATCTACGGGCGCACGGGGATCGCGACGCCCAATTACCTCAACGCGCCCTCGCGCTTTCGCTCACCGAACAACCGATTCGAATTCAACGTGGACAAGGCGAACGCGCTGCTGGAAGACGCCGGATGGAAGAAAGGCGCGGACGGTGTGCGCGCGAAGGGCGGGCGCAAGCTCAAACTCGTGTTCCAGACGTCGGTCAACGGCATCCGCCAGAAGGAGCAGGCGGTCATCAAGCAGGCCTGCCAGAAGGCCGGCATCGACCTGGAGCTGAAGTCGGTGAGCGGCTCCGTGTTCTTCTCGACCGACCTCGCGAACCCCGACACCAACGGCAAGTTCTGGTGCGACATGCAGATGTTCACCTCGCTCGCCGGCGCCCCCGACCCCGCCCTCTTCATGAACCGCTTCACGCGCGCCGAGATTTCGCAGAAGGCCAACAAGTGGCAGGGCCGCAACCTCGCCCGCTGGCACAGCGACGCCTACGAGAAGCTGTACGCGCAGGCCGAATCGGAGCTCGACCCCGTCAAGCGCGCCGCGATGTACATCGCGCTCAACGACCTGGTGATCCGCGACGTCGCCGTGGTTCCGCTGATCAACCGCACGCGGGTCACGGCCGCCTCCACGAAATTGAAGCCGGTGATGAGCGGCTGGGACCTGGACTTCTCACAGCTGCACGACTGGTACCGGGAAGCCTGA
- a CDS encoding type 1 glutamine amidotransferase domain-containing protein produces MKILMVLTSHDRLGDTGKKTGFWLEEFAAPYYVFKDAGADITLASPAGGQPPLDPKSDEPDAQTADTKRFRADKEAVQALASTSRLASVRADDYDAVFYPGGHGPLWDLAESRESQSLIEATLAAGKPVAAVCHAPGVLKNVKAPDGSPLVKGKRVTGFANSEEEAVGLTKVVPFLVEDMLKSAGGHYSQGADWSSHVETDGLLVTGQNPASSAEAAKVLLKVLSEQPSKTH; encoded by the coding sequence ATGAAGATTCTGATGGTTCTCACCTCGCACGACCGCCTGGGCGATACGGGCAAGAAGACGGGCTTCTGGCTCGAGGAATTCGCGGCGCCTTATTACGTCTTCAAGGACGCAGGGGCCGACATCACGCTCGCGTCGCCCGCGGGCGGCCAGCCGCCGCTCGATCCGAAGAGCGACGAGCCCGACGCGCAGACCGCCGACACGAAGCGCTTTCGCGCCGACAAGGAGGCCGTGCAGGCGCTGGCGTCCACGAGCCGGCTCGCGTCGGTGCGGGCGGACGATTACGACGCGGTCTTCTATCCCGGCGGCCACGGCCCCTTGTGGGACCTCGCGGAAAGCCGCGAGTCGCAATCGCTGATCGAGGCCACGCTCGCCGCCGGCAAGCCCGTCGCCGCCGTGTGCCATGCGCCGGGCGTGTTGAAGAATGTGAAGGCCCCCGATGGGTCCCCCCTGGTGAAGGGCAAACGGGTGACCGGTTTTGCCAACAGCGAGGAAGAGGCGGTCGGCCTCACGAAGGTCGTGCCCTTCCTCGTCGAGGACATGCTCAAGTCTGCGGGCGGCCACTACAGCCAGGGCGCCGACTGGTCCTCGCACGTGGAAACCGACGGGCTGCTGGTGACGGGCCAGAACCCGGCTTCGTCCGCCGAGGCGGCCAAGGTGCTGCTGAAGGTGTTGAGCGAGCAGCCGTCAAAAACGCACTGA
- a CDS encoding ion transporter, translated as MVTDTSSELGRPPQGWRRRMHEVIFQSETPAGRAFDKVIIAVIIVSVAVVIADSVQSLNRRYRLAFDIAEWCFTALFTLEYIARILSVQRPLRYMRSFFGIVDLLSVLPTYLAIFFPEAQALIDVRILRLLRIFRIFKLADYVAEYQMLGDALAASRRKILVFLSAVLMVVLIVGTLLYVVEGPQHGFKDIPTSVYWAITTITTVGFGDLTPKTELGRFIASIMMLIGWGTLAVPTGIVTAEIAVRRRGDLPAPRTCHACGAPAASPQARFCEMCGAPLSTAAADAS; from the coding sequence ATGGTGACCGACACGTCCAGCGAACTGGGCCGCCCGCCGCAGGGCTGGCGCCGCCGCATGCACGAGGTGATCTTCCAATCGGAAACACCCGCCGGACGCGCTTTCGACAAGGTCATCATCGCCGTCATCATCGTGAGTGTCGCGGTGGTGATCGCCGACAGCGTGCAGAGCCTCAACCGGCGGTATCGACTCGCCTTCGACATCGCCGAGTGGTGCTTCACGGCGCTCTTCACGCTCGAATACATCGCGCGCATCCTGAGCGTGCAGCGGCCGCTGCGCTACATGCGCAGCTTCTTCGGCATCGTGGACCTGCTGTCGGTGCTGCCCACCTACCTCGCGATCTTCTTTCCCGAGGCGCAGGCGCTGATCGACGTGCGCATCCTGCGCCTGCTGCGCATCTTCCGGATCTTCAAGCTCGCCGACTACGTGGCCGAGTACCAGATGCTTGGCGACGCGCTGGCCGCGAGCCGCCGCAAGATCCTCGTGTTCCTCTCGGCGGTGTTGATGGTGGTGCTGATCGTCGGCACGCTGCTGTACGTCGTGGAAGGGCCGCAGCATGGCTTCAAGGACATCCCCACGTCCGTGTACTGGGCGATCACGACCATCACCACGGTCGGCTTCGGCGACCTCACGCCCAAGACCGAACTCGGGCGCTTCATCGCATCGATCATGATGCTGATCGGCTGGGGAACGCTCGCGGTGCCCACGGGCATCGTGACGGCGGAAATCGCGGTGCGGCGCCGCGGCGACCTGCCGGCGCCCCGCACCTGCCATGCGTGCGGCGCCCCGGCCGCGTCGCCCCAGGCGCGCTTTTGCGAGATGTGCGGCGCGCCGCTCTCCACGGCCGCCGCCGATGCGTCCTGA
- a CDS encoding glutaminase produces the protein MHFQPLLDDIAATLRPELGRGGQVASYIPALARVPAAQFGIALRTCDGEEAQAGDSGTPFSIQSISKLFSLALAMRELGDTLWERIGREPSGNPFNSLVQLEAEHGIPRNPFINAGALAVTDRLVSRCDAKARMLALLSSLCGEPVGFDAEVAASEAATGFRNVALANFMKSFGRIDNDVGPVLDAYFHDCAITMSCVQLARAAGFLCRDGAHPYTGEPVLNERQTRRVNALMLTCGTYDAAGEFAFRIGLPCKSGVGGGIVAVVPDRLTLCVWSPALEPSGNSLLGMKALELFAAKTGLSIF, from the coding sequence ATGCACTTCCAGCCCCTTCTCGACGACATCGCCGCCACGCTGCGCCCCGAGCTGGGCCGCGGCGGCCAGGTGGCGAGCTACATCCCCGCGCTCGCCCGCGTGCCCGCGGCGCAGTTCGGCATCGCCCTGCGCACCTGCGACGGCGAGGAGGCGCAGGCCGGCGACAGCGGCACGCCGTTTTCCATCCAGAGCATCTCCAAGCTGTTCTCGCTCGCCCTGGCCATGCGCGAACTGGGCGACACCCTCTGGGAGCGCATCGGCCGCGAGCCGTCGGGCAACCCGTTCAACTCCCTGGTGCAACTCGAGGCGGAGCACGGCATCCCGCGCAACCCCTTCATCAATGCCGGCGCCCTGGCCGTCACGGACAGGCTCGTGAGCCGGTGCGACGCGAAGGCCCGGATGCTGGCGCTGCTCTCCAGCCTGTGCGGCGAGCCGGTGGGCTTCGACGCGGAGGTGGCCGCGTCCGAGGCGGCGACGGGCTTTCGCAACGTGGCGCTCGCCAACTTCATGAAGAGCTTCGGCCGCATCGACAACGACGTGGGGCCCGTCCTCGATGCGTACTTCCATGATTGCGCGATCACGATGAGCTGCGTGCAGCTCGCGCGCGCGGCGGGCTTCCTGTGCCGCGACGGCGCGCATCCGTACACGGGCGAGCCGGTGCTCAACGAACGCCAGACGCGCCGCGTCAACGCGCTGATGCTGACCTGCGGCACCTACGACGCGGCCGGCGAGTTCGCCTTTCGCATCGGGCTGCCATGCAAGAGCGGCGTCGGGGGCGGCATCGTGGCCGTCGTGCCAGACCGGCTCACGCTGTGCGTGTGGTCGCCGGCGCTGGAGCCGAGCGGCAATTCCCTGCTGGGCATGAAGGCGCTGGAGCTCTTTGCGGCGAAGACGGGCTTGTCGATTTTCTGA